Part of the Temnothorax longispinosus isolate EJ_2023e chromosome 5, Tlon_JGU_v1, whole genome shotgun sequence genome is shown below.
ATATGCCTTAAACGAGGAGACCCCTCGCGCTCGGCGAGTGACGAGCGTGAAGGGTCCCGCAAAGTCGACGCCGCTCACCGAAAAGGGCTTGACCTGGCTCACGCGGTCGACCGGTAGCTCCGCCATGAGCGGTTGACTCGGGCGAGGGTTAGCTCGGAAGCACCTATAACACGCAGAGAGCACGCGTCGAATTGCGCGATGGACTCCGAGGATCCAGAACTGTTGTGCGAGGAGATATTGGAGCGTGCGTCTACCCGGGTGCAGATTCGCACGGTGCTCCCGCTCGATTATGAGGTCGGTTAACCGGTGTTTGTTGGGCAACAATATAGGGTGCTTGGTCTCGTAGGCCAATCCCGAGTGAATCAGCCTGCCGCCCACCCTGAGAAGACCCGTTGGGTCCAAAAAAGGAGCGAGTTTGAGAAACGGTTTTGGCAGCCCTTTCCGGTGCCCTAGACGATCGATCTCCTCCTCAAACGAATCCTGCTGGACGAGTTTGATTAACGTTAACAATGCGGAATGCGATTCGTGTTGGTCCACGGCCAAGGTCGCGGGTGCCGGCCTGGCCCTGGAACGACTTAGGAATCGAGAAACGTATGCGACTATTCTACAGATTTTGTCTAGCGACGAGAAGCGATCCAATAACGCGAGCAATGAACCGGGCGGATCGAGTGACACGAGCGAGGTGATCCGCTCTTCCTCGCGGGGAAGCGACTCCTCCGAGAGGACCGGTTCGACGTGAGTCTCGAAGTCCGTCAACCACTCGGGTCCCTCCCACCACATCGAGCTAGCCACGAGGTCGCGGGGAAACAGTCCGCGCGAGCAATGATCCGCCGGATTTTGATCCGTGGGCACGTGTCCCCAAGCCGCAATCGGAATCCTCTCCTGTATACGAGCGACGCGGTTGCGTACGAATGTCTTCCATCGATGCGGAGAGGATCGGATCCAACAAAGCGCGACCGTGGAATCGGACCAAGCGCGCTCAGTGTCAATGACGGTGTGACCCCGTAACACCTGACGGACGTACGCAGTTAAATCGGCGAGGAGCAACGCGGCACAGAGCTCCAATCGGGGTAACGAGACCGCGCGGAGGGGAGCCACCTTTGACTTGGCACAAAGAAGCAAGCGTTTGCTCTCCGATGGAGCGACGACACGCAGGTAGATTACGGCCCCGTAGCCCAGCTCACTTGCGTCACAAAAACCGTGGAGCTCATATCGAATGTTATCGCCCACTGGGAACGTGCGCGGGATACGGAGCGCGGTCAACGCGTCGAACTCCGATTGGTAACGCTCCCATTGGCGGCGGACCTCCAACGGGGGTTCGTCATCCCACTCGAGCTTTAGCGTCCATAACCTCTGGATCAGGCACTTCGCGGTGAACGTCAACGGGGTCAAAAAACCCAAGGGGTCGAACACGCGGGCCACCTCCGACAAAATGGTGCGTTTCGTGCAGTTCCGATTCAGCGGGTTGATTTGAAAGCCAAAGGTGTCCGACTGAGAATGCCACCGGAGTCCCAGGACCTTGAGGACCTGGTCATCGGCTGACTCAAACGAAAGCATCGCGTCGCTACAGATTGATGGGTCGAGCCCCTCCAACGCTTCGGAGTGGCTGCTCGCCCATTTTCGCAGTTCGAAACCGGCGCCTCGGAACAATTCGAGGAGCTGATCTCGCAGCGCGACGGCTTGACCGACGGAGCGGACGCTAGCCACGACGTCGTCGACGTACAACGATTCGAGCAAGGTGGTGTAAACTAGGGGGTATCGTTCGCGATTCTCCCGCGCTAATTGAAGCAGACAGTAAATGGCCAGGAACGGCGAGGCCGTATTCCCGAAAGTGACCGTGTTAAGCAAGTAATCGAGTATGGGGTCCGACTCCGAAAAACGCCAGACGATGCGTTGGTAATCGCGATGCTCCGGCGTGATCCAGATCTGCCGAAACATTTGTTTTACGTCGGCGGTGAGAGCCACGAGTTTCGCGCGAAAGCGGAGGAGAACCGCGACTATGTCGGGCTGTAGCTTCGGTCCGCTTAGAATCGTATCGTTGAGAGATAACCCGTTCGGGCATTTCGCTGAGGCATCGAAGACGACGCGAAGCTTGGTGGTCGTACTGTCAAGTTTGTGCACCCCGTGGTGCGGCAAATAGTAAACCCGGCCGTCCGGAGGAGCGGCCTCACTCGCGATGGTCATATGACCGCTATCCAGATAATCCTGCATAAAGGCGTTATAGCTCTGTCGAAAGTCCAGATTTGACTTGAAACGGCGCTCGAGTGCGCGCAATCTATTTACGGCTATCGGCCGCGAATCCACGAACGTGGGAAGGCCCGACGCGAACGGGTACGAAACGACAAAACGACCCGAATGGTCACGGTAAGTAGTTCTTTCGAAGAACTCTATACATCGCTGATCCTCCTCGGATCGAGGAGGGTGTTCCGGCACGTCCTCCAGTCTCCAAAATTGCTCCACCGCGGCATCAATTGACTCGAGCGTGGTGGCAAAGGTGTGCAGTGGCTGCACTTGTAACGCCGGAGAGACCGCGCCCATCAGTACCCAACCGAACGCGGTATTGAAGGCGTCCGGTTCCCCGGCTCTCCCGGTGCGGCGACCGTCACGTAGCACGGATACAAAGGAATCCGCGCCCAGCAATATATCGATAGAGCCCGGCAGATGATATTCCGGATCCGCGAGCGGCAGTCCCGTTAAGTGACTCCAATCCTTAGAGTCAACTCGATGGTTAGGCAACGGCGAAGTTATGCGAGGGAGCACCGTGGCTTCGATCGGGAAACGAAGATCACCCCGATTCTTTACGCGAATCACGAGTGAAGTGAGGCCCCGAGTGGTGGCAGCCTTCGTCTCGTTGACGCCCAAAACGGCGACGCTATGTCTAGTCCGCGCGAAACCGCCCCTTCGAAGGCAGCTTTCTGTAATAAAGTTTGCCTGGCTGGCGCTATCCAGCAACATGCGTACTGGAAATGCGTTGCCCCTAACGTCAAGGGCCTCGGCCCGCACGGTCGAAAGGAGCACCACACTGTTAGAAACGCTGGCCATCGAAACGATGGGCTTGTTTTCGACGATGGTTGAGGGCGCGGACTCGCTGGCGCCCGAAGCTATC
Proteins encoded:
- the LOC139812992 gene encoding uncharacterized protein, whose product is MREIHQYSVLASENPTQQADFMARYPTVAKVVDDFEGNHLRIIQDVGDDEFETEDKIREEFDRLRFAVVGRYEKLARAARKADPPAPSSASRSAIRLPKLALPQFSGDLALWPTFIALFDAAVHNNLDVTVIEKFQHLLTSLSGEALGVVKHLPLTVENYPIAYDALQARYSDKRELAKQYWRAVVHAEPLVGDTPASLRALLDGFTENTRALGMLGYPVKAWDFMLYNHLLEKLTPTLREKFEASHMSVDSPSFDQLVQYLSSYCSVLTSVAGPSAQSGKSKPSTPAKKGAATTSLVTRNAACVKCGEQHLLAKCAGFLQLSARERHDLARDKGLCLNCLRSGHNLKTCPSSWTCRSCKSKHHSLLHFEQANTVSPATVPSIASGASESAPSTIVENKPIVSMASVSNSVVLLSTVRAEALDVRGNAFPVRMLLDSASQANFITESCLRRGGFARTRHSVAVLGVNETKAATTRGLTSLVIRVKNRGDLRFPIEATVLPRITSPLPNHRVDSKDWSHLTGLPLADPEYHLPGSIDILLGADSFVSVLRDGRRTGRAGEPDAFNTAFGWVLMGAVSPALQVQPLHTFATTLESIDAAVEQFWRLEDVPEHPPRSEEDQRCIEFFERTTYRDHSGRFVVSYPFASGLPTFVDSRPIAVNRLRALERRFKSNLDFRQSYNAFMQDYLDSGHMTIASEAAPPDGRVYYLPHHGVHKLDSTTTKLRVVFDASAKCPNGLSLNDTILSGPKLQPDIVAVLLRFRAKLVALTADVKQMFRQIWITPEHRDYQRIVWRFSESDPILDYLLNTVTFGNTASPFLAIYCLLQLARENRERYPLVYTTLLESLYVDDVVASVRSVGQAVALRDQLLELFRGAGFELRKWASSHSEALEGLDPSICSDAMLSFESADDQVLKVLGLRWHSQSDTFGFQINPLNRNCTKRTILSEVARVFDPLGFLTPLTFTAKCLIQRLWTLKLEWDDEPPLEVRRQWERYQSEFDALTALRIPRTFPVGDNIRYELHGFCDASELGYGAVIYLRVVAPSESKRLLLCAKSKVAPLRAVSLPRLELCAALLLADLTAYVRQVLRGHTVIDTERAWSDSTVALCWIRSSPHRWKTFVRNRVARIQERIPIAAWGHVPTDQNPADHCSRGLFPRDLVASSMWWEGPEWLTDFETHVEPVLSEESLPREEERITSLVSLDPPGSLLALLDRFSSLDKICRIVAYVSRFLSRSRARPAPATLAVDQHESHSALLTLIKLVQQDSFEEEIDRLGHRKGLPKPFLKLAPFLDPTGLLRVGGRLIHSGLAYETKHPILLPNKHRLTDLIIEREHRANLHPGRRTLQYLLAQQFWILGVHRAIRRVLSACYRCFRANPRPSQPLMAELPVDRVSQVKPFSVSGVDFAGPFTLVTRRARGVSSFKAYVCLFVCFAVKAVHLEAALSLTTESFLAALRRFVARRGRCSLLYSDCGTNFVGASRELAAHMRGAAERERIRWSFNPPSAPHFGGLWESGVKSFKTHLRRVVGEQILTLEEFATVLAQIESVLNSRPLCPVSTDPLDLEVLSPGHFLTMEPLVAIPSPDLTPLPVNHLGRWQLIQRIHQDFWRRWHHEYLCTLQQRPKWWTSANPLAVGSLVLIREENASPLQWKRGRVESLHPGRDGVPRVATVRVTGGSIVRPLVKLCPLPMGTLLQATNPDP